In a single window of the Papaver somniferum cultivar HN1 chromosome 8, ASM357369v1, whole genome shotgun sequence genome:
- the LOC113305575 gene encoding uncharacterized protein LOC113305575 codes for MGDLNVVLRKEEKKGARPFNREEANIFSTIIVDMNLHDLGFNGYPFTWSSKREDNSRVEERLDRALSNEKWNDLFPKSTIHHLITRGSDHGPIIFKTNPDWKDRAYTFKYFGGWMEHPDYKGVIRDSWKQSQQGTCRGAKETRLQQSSSETMRKKAATNAYNWEAELGSRMEFETHSGQLIKLIRSLHAEKVGERFTINNDGKEVFEVGT; via the exons ATGGGTGATCTAAATGTTGTTCTAAGAAAGGAGGAGAAAAAAGGAGCAAGACCTTTTAACAGAGAAGAAGCTAATATATTTAGCACAATAATAGTTGATATGAACCTACATGATTTGGGGTTTAATGGCTATCCTTTCACTTGGAGCAGTAAAAGAGAGGACAACTCTAGAGTAGAAGAAAGACTTGACAGAGCACTAAGCAATGAGAAATGGAATGACCTCTTTCCAAAATCTACAATCCATCATCTCATTACTAGGGGCTCAGATCATGGTcccattatttttaaaaccaatCCTGATTGGAAGGATAGGGCTTATACTTTTAAGTATTTTGGAGGTTGGATGGAACATCCTGACTACAAAGGAGTTATTAGGGACTCATGGAAACAAAGCCAACAAG GTACCTGCAGAGGAGCAAAAGAAACACGTCTCCAGCAAAGCTCTTCAGAAACAATGAGAAAGAAAGCAGCTACAAATGCTTACAACTGGGAAGCGGAATTAGGAAGCAGGATGGAATTTGAAACACACTCTGGCCAACTAATAAAGCTAATCAGAAGTCTGCATGCTGAGAAGGTTGGAGAAAGATTCACTATAAACAATGATGGGAAGGAAGTCTTTGAAGTCGGCACATga